Proteins from a single region of Chryseobacterium sp. T16E-39:
- a CDS encoding enoyl-ACP reductase, with translation MSYGLLKGKKGIIFGALNEQSIAWKVAERCHEEGAEFILSNAPIALRMGELNGLAEKTGSEVIGADATSVEDLEKLFDAAIAKFGKIDFILHSIGMSVNVRKGKHYTEMNYDWLEKGWDISSVSFHKVMRVAWEKDCMNEWGSILALTYIAAQRTFPDYNDMSDNKAYLESIARTFGNYWGERKVRVNTVSQSPTVTTAGSGVKGFGGFLGYAEDMSPLGNATALECADYCVTLFSDLTKKVTMQNLFHDGGFSSSGVTQKVIKKYDVE, from the coding sequence ATGTCATACGGTTTACTTAAAGGCAAAAAGGGAATTATTTTTGGGGCCCTTAATGAACAATCGATCGCATGGAAAGTTGCTGAAAGATGCCATGAAGAAGGAGCTGAATTTATCTTATCAAATGCTCCTATTGCTTTGAGAATGGGAGAATTGAATGGTTTAGCAGAAAAAACAGGTTCTGAGGTGATCGGTGCAGATGCTACTTCTGTTGAAGATCTTGAAAAACTTTTTGATGCTGCTATCGCAAAATTCGGAAAAATAGATTTTATCCTTCATTCTATAGGGATGTCCGTAAATGTAAGAAAAGGAAAACATTATACAGAAATGAATTACGATTGGTTGGAAAAAGGTTGGGATATCTCTTCTGTTTCTTTCCACAAAGTAATGCGTGTGGCTTGGGAAAAAGATTGTATGAATGAGTGGGGAAGTATTTTAGCACTTACATACATTGCAGCTCAGAGAACATTCCCTGATTACAATGATATGTCTGACAATAAAGCTTATCTGGAAAGTATTGCAAGAACTTTCGGAAACTATTGGGGTGAAAGAAAAGTGCGTGTAAATACAGTTTCTCAATCTCCTACGGTAACTACTGCCGGTAGCGGAGTGAAAGGTTTCGGAGGTTTCCTTGGATATGCAGAAGATATGTCTCCACTTGGAAATGCTACTGCTCTGGAATGTGCTGATTATTGTGTTACACTTTTCTCTGATCTTACAAAGAAAGTAACCATGCAAAATCTTTTCCATGATGGTGGATTCAGCAGCTCAGGGGTAACTCAGAAGGTAATTAAAAAATATGATGTTGAATAA